One stretch of Tenacibaculum sp. MAR_2010_89 DNA includes these proteins:
- the mltG gene encoding endolytic transglycosylase MltG, which yields MNKKIIYGSIITLFIVGAIIGFNYYQKIFGKAVTKETILYIGSKHSLDDVKKQLSTSIESPENFIWVANRKKFTTPKGGKYILKEGMSMNDLVNLLRSGNQTPIKISFNNQDTLEKLAGRISEQIETDSVSLLQTMLDDTFLKTNGFTKKSALGMYIPNSYEFYWNTSAKKFRAKMLREYKRFWNESRIKKARNLNLTQDQVITLASIIQKETAQKVERPIVAGLYLNRLKNNWPLQADPTIIYCVKEVNGQDFIVKRVLTKDLEIISPYNTYKNTGLPPTLIAMPDISAIDAVLNYKKHSYYYMCASVEKIGFHEFANSLAQHNRNAAKYQRWISNRGINR from the coding sequence ATGAATAAAAAAATTATATACGGAAGCATTATTACTCTTTTTATTGTTGGAGCAATAATTGGATTTAATTATTATCAAAAAATTTTTGGTAAAGCAGTAACTAAAGAAACAATATTATACATAGGCTCAAAACACTCTTTAGATGATGTAAAAAAACAACTTAGTACAAGTATTGAAAGTCCTGAAAATTTCATTTGGGTAGCCAATCGAAAGAAATTTACAACTCCAAAAGGAGGGAAATATATTCTTAAAGAAGGAATGAGCATGAATGATCTTGTTAACCTTTTAAGAAGTGGAAATCAAACTCCCATTAAAATTTCTTTCAACAATCAAGACACTTTAGAGAAACTTGCCGGTAGAATTTCTGAACAAATAGAAACTGATTCAGTTTCATTGCTTCAAACAATGCTTGATGATACATTTTTAAAGACTAATGGTTTTACGAAGAAATCCGCTTTAGGTATGTACATTCCTAACAGCTATGAATTTTATTGGAATACTTCTGCTAAAAAATTTCGTGCTAAAATGTTACGAGAGTATAAGCGCTTTTGGAATGAATCAAGAATAAAAAAAGCTAGAAACTTAAACCTAACTCAAGATCAAGTTATCACTTTAGCTTCTATAATACAAAAAGAAACAGCACAAAAAGTTGAACGTCCTATTGTTGCTGGTTTATATTTAAATCGTTTAAAAAACAATTGGCCTTTACAAGCTGATCCTACCATAATTTATTGCGTAAAAGAGGTAAACGGACAAGATTTTATAGTAAAAAGAGTATTAACTAAAGATCTTGAAATAATATCACCTTACAATACCTATAAAAATACTGGCTTGCCTCCTACTTTAATTGCAATGCCAGATATTTCTGCTATCGATGCAGTATTAAATTATAAAAAACACAGCTATTATTACATGTGTGCCAGTGTAGAAAAGATTGGTTTTCACGAGTTTGCAAATTCATTGGCACAACATAATAGAAATGCTGCAAAATATCAACGATGGATTAGCAACAGAGGTATTAACCGATAA
- a CDS encoding SAM-dependent methyltransferase, whose translation MKGKLYLIPTTLGDTEPLEVMPISVKKVIEHLDFFIVENEKSARRFIKKITPTKAQPSLQLMLLDKYSDELETRNYLDACEEGKSVGLLSEAGVPAVADPGATIVKLAHQKGIQVVPLVGPSSILMAMMASGMNGQSFTFNGYLPIDKSDRKKAIKDLEKLSRDKNQSQIFIETPYRNEKMLEDLRAVLSPETRVCVACDITLPTEYIKTLTVREWKNVKTDLHKRPAIFIVHK comes from the coding sequence ATGAAAGGTAAACTGTATTTAATACCAACTACTTTAGGAGATACTGAGCCTTTAGAAGTAATGCCTATATCTGTAAAAAAAGTTATAGAGCACTTAGATTTTTTTATTGTTGAAAACGAAAAATCTGCTAGAAGATTTATAAAAAAAATAACACCAACTAAAGCTCAACCATCATTACAATTAATGTTGTTAGATAAATATTCAGATGAGTTGGAAACTAGAAATTATTTAGATGCTTGTGAAGAGGGTAAATCAGTTGGTTTATTGTCTGAAGCTGGGGTTCCTGCAGTAGCTGATCCTGGTGCTACTATTGTAAAACTAGCACATCAAAAAGGAATTCAAGTGGTTCCATTAGTGGGGCCGTCATCAATATTAATGGCTATGATGGCTTCTGGTATGAATGGACAGAGCTTTACCTTTAATGGATATTTGCCGATTGATAAATCTGATAGAAAAAAAGCTATAAAGGATTTAGAGAAACTTTCTAGAGATAAAAATCAATCACAAATTTTTATAGAAACACCTTATAGGAATGAAAAAATGTTAGAAGATTTACGTGCTGTATTATCTCCAGAAACTAGAGTTTGTGTGGCTTGTGATATTACATTACCAACTGAGTACATAAAAACATTGACAGTAAGAGAGTGGAAAAATGTAAAAACCGATTTACATAAACGTCCAGCTATTTTCATAGTGCACAAGTAA
- a CDS encoding low molecular weight protein-tyrosine-phosphatase produces MKILMVCLGNICRSPLAEGILKSKVSSDYVQVDSAGTAGYHEGELPDKRSIAVAKKYGINITDQRSRKFSVTDFDSFDVIYAMDESNYDNIVALSRSYEDKSKVKMILQELDPDQKLNVPDPYYGGELGFENVYQMLNNACEEISSKINK; encoded by the coding sequence ATGAAAATACTAATGGTTTGCTTGGGGAATATTTGTCGTTCTCCATTAGCCGAAGGTATTTTAAAATCTAAAGTTTCTTCAGACTATGTGCAAGTAGATTCTGCTGGAACAGCTGGATACCATGAAGGTGAATTACCTGATAAAAGGTCTATTGCAGTAGCAAAAAAATATGGTATTAATATAACAGATCAGCGATCTAGGAAATTTTCAGTAACAGATTTTGATAGCTTTGATGTAATTTATGCAATGGATGAAAGTAACTATGATAATATAGTTGCTTTATCTAGAAGTTATGAAGATAAAAGTAAGGTAAAAATGATTCTACAAGAATTAGATCCTGATCAAAAATTGAATGTGCCAGATCCATATTATGGAGGTGAATTAGGTTTTGAAAATGTATATCAAATGCTTAATAATGCTTGTGAAGAAATTAGCTCTAAAATAAACAAATAA
- the dnaA gene encoding chromosomal replication initiator protein DnaA, with translation MTKTADSVWMECLSFIKDNIKPQAYKTWFEPIKPIKLSGEALTIQVPSKFFYEWLEEHYIKLLRVALVRQLGNDAKLVYDVRMENTYSSNSPQTVKIPSSNRNPLKPQKVTVPLESKRELKNPFVIPGLQKVKIESQLNPNYNFVNFIEGDSNRLARSAGMAVANKPGGTSFNPLLIYGGVGLGKTHLAHAIGVEIKDKYPDKTVLYISSEKFTQQFIDSVKSNTRNDFIHFYQMIDILIIDDVQFLSGKSGTQDVFFHIFNHLHQNGKQVILTSDKAPVDMQDIEQRLLSRFKWGLSAELQSPDYETRISILQNKLYRDGVEMPEEIVEYIAKNIKSNVRELEGVIISMIAQASFNRKEFTIELAKQIVDKFVKNTKKELSIDYIQKVVSKYFDMDVATLQSKTRKRHIVQARQLAMYFAKRMTKSSLASIGSQIGQRDHATVLHACKTVDNLTETDKQFKKYVEDLTKKLTL, from the coding sequence ATGACTAAAACAGCTGATTCAGTTTGGATGGAATGTTTGTCTTTTATTAAAGATAATATAAAACCTCAAGCGTATAAAACTTGGTTTGAACCTATAAAGCCCATAAAATTATCAGGGGAGGCTTTGACTATTCAGGTTCCTAGTAAGTTTTTTTACGAATGGTTAGAAGAACACTATATTAAATTGTTAAGAGTTGCTTTGGTTAGGCAATTGGGTAATGATGCAAAGTTGGTATATGATGTACGTATGGAAAATACGTATAGTAGTAATAGTCCGCAAACTGTAAAAATACCTAGTTCTAATAGAAATCCTTTAAAACCGCAAAAGGTAACGGTTCCTTTAGAATCTAAACGTGAACTTAAAAATCCTTTTGTAATACCTGGTTTACAGAAAGTTAAAATAGAGTCTCAATTAAACCCAAATTATAATTTTGTAAACTTTATTGAAGGTGACTCAAATCGTTTAGCTCGTTCAGCAGGTATGGCTGTGGCTAACAAGCCTGGGGGTACTTCTTTTAATCCATTATTAATTTATGGTGGAGTTGGTTTAGGAAAAACTCATTTAGCTCATGCTATAGGAGTAGAGATAAAAGATAAATATCCTGATAAAACAGTTTTATATATTTCATCTGAAAAATTTACACAACAATTTATTGATTCTGTAAAATCAAATACTAGAAATGATTTTATTCATTTTTACCAAATGATTGATATATTAATAATTGATGATGTTCAGTTTTTATCTGGTAAGTCAGGTACACAAGATGTATTCTTTCATATTTTTAATCATTTGCACCAAAATGGGAAGCAAGTTATTTTAACTTCTGATAAGGCTCCTGTTGATATGCAAGATATTGAACAACGATTATTATCTCGTTTTAAATGGGGATTGTCAGCAGAACTACAATCACCTGATTATGAAACGCGTATTTCAATACTTCAAAATAAACTATATAGAGATGGTGTTGAAATGCCTGAAGAAATAGTTGAATATATAGCAAAGAATATTAAATCGAACGTTAGAGAGTTAGAAGGGGTTATTATATCAATGATTGCTCAAGCTTCTTTTAATAGAAAAGAATTTACAATTGAATTGGCTAAGCAAATAGTTGATAAGTTTGTAAAGAACACCAAAAAGGAACTTTCTATAGATTATATTCAAAAGGTAGTATCTAAATATTTTGATATGGATGTTGCTACTCTACAATCAAAAACTAGAAAACGTCATATTGTCCAAGCGCGTCAATTAGCTATGTACTTTGCTAAGCGTATGACAAAATCTTCTTTAGCTAGTATTGGAAGTCAAATAGGTCAAAGAGATCATGCTACAGTTTTACATGCATGTAAAACTGTAGATAATCTGACAGAAACTGACAAGCAATTTAAGAAGTATGTAGAAGATCTTACTAAGAAATTAACATTATAA
- a CDS encoding thioesterase family protein, which translates to MHEHISTIRIRYSETDQMGVVYHGNYAQFFEIGRTEWLRTLGVTYKYMEKTGVMLPVISLNCNFKKSAFYDDFITIKTYLKKTPTVKIEFNYEIVNQDNDILCTGSTSLAFINSETKRPIRCPEYLLNKLNS; encoded by the coding sequence TTGCACGAACATATTTCAACAATACGAATTCGATATTCAGAAACAGACCAAATGGGAGTAGTATACCATGGTAATTATGCACAGTTTTTTGAAATTGGTCGTACCGAATGGTTACGAACTCTTGGTGTTACCTACAAATATATGGAAAAAACAGGGGTAATGCTTCCCGTTATTTCATTAAACTGTAATTTTAAAAAATCTGCTTTTTATGATGATTTTATTACTATTAAAACGTACCTTAAAAAAACACCAACAGTTAAAATTGAATTTAACTATGAAATAGTTAATCAGGATAACGATATACTATGTACTGGAAGTACTTCACTTGCTTTTATTAATAGTGAAACAAAAAGACCTATTCGCTGCCCTGAATATTTACTTAACAAATTAAACAGCTAA
- a CDS encoding cob(I)yrinic acid a,c-diamide adenosyltransferase: MKIYTKTGDKGTTALFGGSRVPKHHLRIESYGTIDELNSYIGLIRDQEISDHLKQSLNKIQHDLFTLGAMLATPPEKETLKNGKERLNIPKIDTTSIEFLENEIDIMNDSLPQMTHFILPGGHQTVSFCHIARCVCRRSERLSVALNEEDTISDTILMYLNRLSDYLFVLARKLSHELQAEEVKWIPEKL; encoded by the coding sequence ATGAAAATATATACAAAAACAGGAGATAAAGGAACTACCGCATTGTTTGGCGGTAGTAGAGTGCCTAAACACCATCTAAGAATAGAAAGTTATGGAACCATTGATGAACTTAATTCATATATAGGTCTTATTAGAGATCAAGAAATCAGTGATCATTTAAAACAGAGTTTAAATAAAATTCAGCACGACCTATTTACTTTAGGAGCAATGTTAGCAACTCCACCTGAAAAGGAAACACTTAAAAATGGTAAGGAAAGATTAAATATTCCAAAAATCGATACTACATCAATTGAATTTTTAGAAAATGAAATAGATATAATGAATGATTCACTTCCTCAAATGACTCATTTCATTTTGCCTGGTGGTCATCAAACTGTGTCATTTTGTCACATTGCTCGTTGTGTATGTAGAAGGTCAGAGCGCCTATCTGTTGCTTTAAACGAAGAAGATACAATTAGTGATACTATTTTAATGTATTTAAACCGACTTTCTGACTACCTTTTTGTGTTGGCACGGAAGTTGTCACATGAATTACAAGCAGAGGAAGTTAAATGGATTCCTGAAAAACTGTAA
- a CDS encoding DUF2795 domain-containing protein: MYWTLELASYLADAPWPATKDELIDYAIRTGAPLEVVENLQDIEDEGEAYDSIIEIWPDYPTEEDYLWNEDEY; this comes from the coding sequence ATGTATTGGACACTTGAATTAGCATCATATTTAGCAGATGCACCATGGCCTGCAACCAAAGACGAATTAATTGATTATGCTATTCGTACAGGAGCCCCTTTAGAAGTAGTGGAAAACCTACAAGACATTGAAGATGAAGGCGAAGCATACGATTCTATTATTGAAATTTGGCCAGATTATCCCACTGAAGAGGATTATCTTTGGAATGAAGATGAATATTAA